The Candidatus Methylomirabilota bacterium genomic sequence GAACAGGTTCTGGCCGGCGTCGCCTCCTTGCAGTCGGCCCTCGAGAAAGGCGGCACACAGGGCCATCGATAGCGGGGCTACCTCCCTTTGAAGTGGGGCTGCCGCTTCTCAAGGAAGGCGTTGACCCCTTCCGTCTTGTCCTCGGTGGCAAAGCAGACGGCGAAGGTGTTGGCCTCCAGGGTCAATGCGGCCATAAGATCAATCTGATATCCCCCGTCGATGACCCTCTTCGCGAGCTCGAGTACCACCGCACCCTTGCTTATGACCTGCTGAGCGAATTTCCTCACCTCCGTCATCAGGTCGGCGGCCGGGAAGACCTTGTTCACGAGGCCGATCCTGTAAGCCTCCTGCGCATCGATCATCTCTCCGGTGTAGATCAGTTCTTTCGCCCGCGGCTTGCCAATCAGGCGGGCGAGGCGTTGTGTGCCGCCCCCCCCAGGAATGAATCCCAGATTCACCTCCGGCTGGCCGAACCGGGCCCGATCCGACGCGAAGATGAAGTCGCAGGCGAGGGCCAGCTCGCACCCGGCTCCCAGACAAAAGCCATTGACGGCTGCGATGATTGGCTTCTTCAGGCGCTCGATCCGGTTGAAGGCTGCCTGGAAGGCCTGAGAGGATTGAAGGGCCTCCAGGGGGCTCAACTGCTGGAATTCGGTGATGTCGGCACCAGCGGCGAAGGCCTTCTCCCCAGCCCCCGTCAGGATCAAGACCCGAACTTCTTGGTCCGCCTCGGCCTGGTCCGACACCCGGGTAAGCTCCTGGATCATCATCCGATTAATCGCATTAAGCGCCTTGGGACGATTCAAGGTGATGAGGGCGACCCCATCGGTGACCTGGTAGCTCAGCGTCTGATGGTCCACAACTTATTCCTTTCTCTTGTGTTCATATGTGTAAAAACCGCGGCCCTTCTTTTGGCCGAGGAAGCCAGCTTCGACCATGCGAACAAGGAGAGGACAGGGACCGTATTTGGGTTCCCCAAAACCCTCGTGAAGGGTCTGCAAGATGGCGAGGCAGACGTCGAGGCCGATCAGATCAGCCAAGGCTAGAGGGCCCATAGGGTGGTTCGCACCGAGTTTCATCACATTGTCGATGGCCTCGGCGGTTCCTACCCCCTCCATCAGGGCGTAGATCGCCTCGTTGATCATGGGCAAGATGATTCGATTCGCAAGGAAACCGGGAAAATCGGTGGCCCTCACAGGGGTCTTGCCTATCCGCTGAGCCAGTTGGTGGGTGACGGCAACTGTTTTTTCTTCGGTGGCGAAGCCCGGGATGATCTCTACCAACCGCATGATGGGGACAGGGTTGAAGAAGTGCATCCCGATGACCCGAGAAGGGGCGGAAGTGGTTGAGGCGATCTTGGTGATTGAAATGGAAGACGTGTTCGTGGCCAGGATCACCTCGGGTCTGCACGCCCGGTCGAGTTCTTCGAACACACCCTTTTTGACCGAGAAGTTTTCAGCCACTGCTTCGATGACAAAGTCGGCATCGGCGCAATCGGAGAGGGCGGTAGTCAAGGTGAGGTTTTTGAGCATTTCCCCTTTCTGGGCCTCAGTGAGCTTTCCTTTTTCCACCCCTTTGGCGAGACCGAAAGTAATCCGGCTCTTGGCACTTTCAAGGATGTCTTTTGCCACATCCTCGAGGAGGACCTGAAGCCCTGCCTGGAGGGCCACCTGAGTGATTCCATGTCCCATGGTCCCCGCACCCACCACGGCAATAACCTTGATGTCCATCCTCCAGTCCCTCCTTTCAGGGTAAAGTCGCGTTCGGAGTCCCGACTTAGGACGGGGATCCTTTGCCCTTCAGATTCTCTCTACGATGAGAACAATCCCCTCTCCGCCACCGAGGCAGAGGGTAAGAGTCCCCGTCGGGCCTAACGTTCTTACATGAGGTTCAAGAGAGTGGTCAGGATGCGGGCTCCCGTGGCACCAACGCGATGACCCAACCCCCCCTTTGACGTTCACGCGGTCCTCCGTCACTCCCAGGATGTGCATGTTGGCTGAGGCGGCCGCTGCAAAAGTCTCATTGATTTCGAACTGTCGTACATTCAAGAACGGAAGCCCGGGACCCTCTCTTCCGCTCCCTTCGCCTAGCCCACCCAAGAGGTTAAACCAATAAAACACGGCGCGTTAATAGTCAATGGATTTTTGCGCGGCATCAGAATAATTAATGCCTAGATTCAACTGCTAACGTTTAAAGGGATCCATGGCTAGAAGGCTGGTAAGTAACGGTGAAAGGCTACCCTTTGAGCGGGATCCAGAGATCCACGATAAGGAGAGCGGTGGGAGCGTTGATGGCGGTTGAAGCGCCGGTTCGACCCCTCCATGGAAAAGTGCGCCACCGTCGCCATTAACTACCAGCGAAATGAGGCATCAGCCAAGGAGGTCGTTCAGGAAATCGAAAGGATGGGGGGAAGAT encodes the following:
- a CDS encoding 3-hydroxybutyryl-CoA dehydrogenase, with the translated sequence MDIKVIAVVGAGTMGHGITQVALQAGLQVLLEDVAKDILESAKSRITFGLAKGVEKGKLTEAQKGEMLKNLTLTTALSDCADADFVIEAVAENFSVKKGVFEELDRACRPEVILATNTSSISITKIASTTSAPSRVIGMHFFNPVPIMRLVEIIPGFATEEKTVAVTHQLAQRIGKTPVRATDFPGFLANRIILPMINEAIYALMEGVGTAEAIDNVMKLGANHPMGPLALADLIGLDVCLAILQTLHEGFGEPKYGPCPLLVRMVEAGFLGQKKGRGFYTYEHKRKE
- a CDS encoding enoyl-CoA hydratase-related protein; translation: MDHQTLSYQVTDGVALITLNRPKALNAINRMMIQELTRVSDQAEADQEVRVLILTGAGEKAFAAGADITEFQQLSPLEALQSSQAFQAAFNRIERLKKPIIAAVNGFCLGAGCELALACDFIFASDRARFGQPEVNLGFIPGGGGTQRLARLIGKPRAKELIYTGEMIDAQEAYRIGLVNKVFPAADLMTEVRKFAQQVISKGAVVLELAKRVIDGGYQIDLMAALTLEANTFAVCFATEDKTEGVNAFLEKRQPHFKGR